One genomic window of Brevundimonas vesicularis includes the following:
- a CDS encoding S46 family peptidase: MRPLLLASAAVLAVAAASTASAEEGMWTYDNFPIARANQTLGTNIDQAFLDRVRLSSVKFGGCSAGVVSGQGLVMTNNHCVATCVANLSTPQQQYGETGFTPKTREEERKCPGATAEILTDISDVTERMHKAGEGLEGQAFTQAREAEAGRIETEACGADPNIRCQVVSLYRGGQFKLYKYRKYSDVRLAWAPEDRAATFGGDLDNFSFPRFAIDAAFIRLYEDGKPVETPIHFAWNADKPTEGEAVFITGNPGATQRLLTMDQLATIRDVVLPLDQLIASELRGRLIRYSEEGEDQAFIAMDPIVGVENTYKRGLGRMRALTDAQFIQAKAAAEVDFMQRYTAANGNGPDPWGALEAVQPIARELYAPTALLEGGTGLGTTSVAGGSQLFQWAKAIVRGAQERAKPSDQRLAEFADSRLPGVESGLFAERPTYPELEQIRLEWWLSKTREWLTVDSPYVRTLLGKESPEALSARVVSGTKLADPAVRRALWTGGLAAVQASDDPMIQYVLSIDADARAVRTEWENKVKAPTDRASEQLAAARFAAYGDAVYPDATGTLRLTYGKVEGSDVPGQRFGAFTTFAGLWDRATGAEPFKVAPKLMAAKDRIDPNAVMDMAVSTDTIGGSSGSPAVNARGEIIGANFDSTVLTQRNAYGYDRNTNRSVIVTTQAVTVALRDVYGMDHLLTELGVSR; the protein is encoded by the coding sequence ATGCGCCCTCTTCTCCTCGCCTCCGCCGCCGTTCTCGCTGTCGCCGCCGCCTCTACGGCCAGCGCCGAGGAAGGCATGTGGACCTACGACAACTTCCCCATCGCCCGCGCCAACCAGACGCTGGGCACGAATATCGATCAGGCCTTCCTGGATCGGGTGCGGCTGTCGTCAGTGAAGTTCGGCGGCTGTTCGGCGGGCGTGGTGTCGGGCCAGGGCCTGGTCATGACCAACAACCATTGCGTCGCCACCTGCGTGGCCAACCTGTCCACGCCGCAGCAGCAGTATGGCGAGACGGGCTTTACGCCCAAGACTCGCGAGGAAGAGCGCAAATGCCCCGGCGCCACGGCCGAGATCCTGACCGACATCTCCGACGTCACAGAGCGGATGCACAAGGCCGGCGAAGGGCTTGAAGGTCAGGCCTTCACCCAGGCCCGCGAGGCCGAGGCCGGTCGGATCGAAACCGAAGCCTGCGGAGCCGATCCCAATATCCGCTGCCAGGTCGTCAGCCTGTACCGGGGCGGCCAGTTCAAACTCTACAAATACCGCAAATACAGCGATGTGCGCCTGGCCTGGGCGCCGGAAGACCGCGCCGCGACCTTCGGCGGCGATCTGGACAACTTCTCCTTCCCGCGCTTCGCCATCGATGCCGCCTTCATCCGCCTGTACGAGGACGGCAAGCCGGTCGAGACACCGATCCACTTCGCCTGGAACGCCGACAAGCCGACCGAGGGCGAGGCCGTCTTCATCACCGGCAATCCCGGCGCGACCCAGCGCCTGCTGACGATGGACCAGCTGGCCACCATCCGCGACGTGGTTCTGCCGCTGGATCAGTTGATCGCCTCGGAGCTGCGCGGCCGTCTGATCCGCTATTCCGAAGAGGGCGAGGACCAGGCCTTCATCGCCATGGACCCGATCGTCGGAGTGGAGAACACCTACAAGCGCGGTCTTGGCCGGATGCGCGCCCTGACCGACGCCCAGTTCATCCAGGCCAAGGCGGCGGCCGAGGTCGACTTCATGCAGCGCTACACCGCCGCCAACGGCAATGGTCCCGATCCGTGGGGGGCGCTGGAAGCGGTCCAGCCCATCGCGCGCGAACTCTATGCGCCGACCGCCCTGCTGGAAGGCGGCACGGGCCTGGGCACCACCTCTGTCGCCGGCGGATCGCAGCTGTTCCAGTGGGCCAAGGCCATCGTGCGCGGCGCGCAGGAGCGGGCCAAGCCGTCGGACCAGCGTCTGGCCGAGTTCGCCGACAGCCGCCTGCCCGGCGTCGAATCCGGTCTGTTCGCCGAACGACCCACCTATCCCGAGCTGGAGCAGATCCGGCTGGAATGGTGGCTGTCCAAGACGCGCGAATGGCTGACGGTGGACAGCCCCTACGTTCGCACCCTGCTCGGCAAGGAAAGCCCCGAAGCGTTGTCGGCCCGCGTCGTCTCGGGCACCAAACTGGCCGATCCGGCCGTGCGTCGCGCCCTGTGGACCGGCGGCCTGGCGGCGGTTCAGGCGTCGGACGATCCGATGATCCAGTATGTGCTGTCGATCGACGCCGACGCCCGCGCCGTCCGCACGGAATGGGAGAATAAGGTCAAGGCCCCGACCGACCGCGCGTCGGAACAGCTGGCGGCCGCCCGCTTCGCCGCCTATGGCGACGCCGTCTATCCCGACGCCACCGGCACGCTGCGTCTGACCTATGGCAAGGTCGAAGGCTCGGACGTGCCCGGCCAGCGCTTCGGCGCCTTCACCACCTTCGCCGGCCTGTGGGACCGCGCCACCGGCGCCGAACCGTTCAAGGTCGCGCCCAAGCTGATGGCCGCCAAGGACCGGATCGATCCGAACGCGGTGATGGACATGGCCGTCTCGACCGACACGATCGGCGGGTCGTCCGGCTCGCCCGCGGTAAATGCCCGGGGCGAGATCATCGGGGCCAACTTCGACTCCACCGTCCTGACCCAGCGCAACGCCTATGGCTACGATCGCAACACCAACCGCAGCGTGATCGTCACAACCCAGGCCGTCACCGTGGCCCTGCGCGACGTTTATGGGATGGATCATCTGCTGACGGAGCTGGGCGTCAGCCGGTGA